A section of the Ogataea parapolymorpha DL-1 chromosome II, whole genome shotgun sequence genome encodes:
- a CDS encoding putative pterin-4-alpha-carbinolamine dehydratase has translation MLKSKMTRLSFEEALQIKDQLRLHRWTLDPRNFLERKYTFQNFEDTWAFLTKVALRSHLGGHHPKITTLYNKVTIHLTTHDVQGLTQLDFKFAERFESYANRIGLKDFN, from the coding sequence ATGCTGAAATCCAAGATGACAAGGTTGTCTTTCGAAGAAGCTTTGCAGATTAAGGATCAGTTGAGACTCCACAGGTGGACATTAGACCCCAGGAATTTTCTTGAGAGAAAATACACATTTCAAAACTTCGAGGATACTTGGGCGTTTTTGACTAAAGTTGCTCTGAGATCACACCTCGGCGGCCATCATCCTAAAATCACTACGCTGTATAATAAAGTCACTATTCACCTTACTACTCATGATGTTCAAGGCCTTACACAATTGGATTTCAAATTTGCTGAAAGATTCGAGAGCTATGCGAATAGGATAGGGCTTAAGGATTTCAATTAA
- a CDS encoding Guanine nucleotide-exchange factor SEC12 has protein sequence MVKFRNYTLDLGYPIYGAKFVSDKVLVVTGGGGEGNNGIPNKITALLIQPENSRKPIKRYRELVLNEKEDCPMSLDANNNQILVGINENSESIRRGVNKHLRKFKYHNDHLKFVESCQIHPGNNPQHYQKLTKMTKDATLGVIAMSDEPSSLYIVDMSGDLEEKFKIVTVGDVKDISISPDGKMMCYITSNHFEAISTVTGRSIFKSKVNFLMSKIEFYDNNMVIIAGSSKSGVVVGKFSIAKSAVTKTTVIAKTLKGITSMDTNSQCGLIALGGSDCSILLVRSHDLKLLKKLDKVHGFAITRVVFSENGEYLASVSAANTVNVIELPSKLAESKPLYLSLFQVLFSVIVASLVAFVLQYLHVNGYFQQMQTKAVEYYRSKQLTDSSAYFTIQPIASSEVFPKGPPSTTTYMPSSSYISNLPTDNWATDAHKISEQHDTENSEYTFLNPVETFANETQTVCSSVTRSMDTNGHQKQISLKSEPDVSSYQNKDFLTTSKKSESGTEVQKGTKTLTVIETVVETQTSLITSIQISTAIATVSTTEVETKIETVYMTFDLHGFSINVSDSVLSNESKPRTRDPTVFDSYRNSNLSIAIPNGERGQLSPSSNIGPSILSTDSVKFRSAQDTPQKTKNTTEGLSQNSSPSFHKESNSNQNGEPIEEKLVAFISDEHCDDPQTILDNTGLQTEPVQTNIQSQSPFFNEGQDYENRNITLPAINDHRLGVAHEESVIATLTNSMSPKITADVKHPANTAIGKSEDYQRSLQKPGQLESQLATPTIMQNIGEERQVELEMSEKPYMLDSVLPKALENEDLTSNDFQT, from the coding sequence ATGGTGAAGTTTAGAAATTACACACTTGATCTAGGCTATCCAATCTACGGAGCAAAATTCGTCAGTGACAAGGTTTTGGTTGTCACAGGAGGCGGAGGAGAAGGAAACAATGGTATTCCCAATAAAATTACAGCCCTTTTGATTCAGCCAGAGAACTCCAGGAAGCCCATCAAACGGTATAGAGAACTGGTTTTGAATGAAAAAGAGGATTGCCCGATGTCTCTGGATGCGAATAATAACCAGATCCTGGTTGGTATTAATGAAAATTCAGAGTCAATTAGGCGAGGAGTGAACAAACACTTGAGGAAGTTTAAATACCATAATGATCACTTGAAGTTTGTCGAGAGTTGCCAGATTCATCCTGGAAATAATCCTCAGCATTACCAAAAACTGACTAAAATGACTAAGGATGCTACACTGGGCGTTATCGCGATGAGCGATGAACCCTCATCTCTATATATTGTGGATATGTCGGGCGATCTTGaggaaaaattcaaaattgTGACCGTTGGCGACGTGAAGGATATCAGCATTTCTCCTGATGGCAAAATGATGTGTTATATCACATCGAATCATTTTGAAGCAATATCGACAGTGACTGGGAGGTCTATTTTCAAGAGCAAGgtcaattttttgatgtcGAAGATTGAATTTTATGACAACAACATGGTTATAATAGCTGGTTCTAGCAAAAGTGGAGTTGTGGTTGGTAAATTTTCTATTGCGAAATCAGCAGTGACGAAAACTACTGTCATAGCTAAAACTTTAAAAGGAATAACCTCAATGGATACCAATAGTCAATGCGGTTTGATTGCTTTGGGAGGATCTGATTGTTCAATCCTGTTAGTTAGATCGCATGATTTGAAACTGCTAAAGAAGCTTGATAAAGTGCACGGTTTTGCAATTACGAGGGTTGTTTTTtcagaaaatggtgagTATCTTGCATCCGTATCAGCAGCAAATACTGTGAATGTCATAGAACTACCCTCCAAGCTTGCTGAGTCGAAACCGTTGTATTTGTCATTGTTTCAAGTTCTTTTCTCAGTTATAGTTGCATCTTTGGTAGCCTTTGTGCTCCAATACCTCCATGTCAATGGGTATTTCCAGCAAATGCAAACAAAGGCAGTTGAATACTACAGGTCCAAACAGTTGACAGACTCATCAGCCTATTTCACAATTCAGCCAATTGCCTCAAGTGAAGTGTTCCCCAAGGGTCCGCCATCTACTACCACATACATGCCCAGCTCTTCCTATATATCCAATTTGCCTACGGATAACTGGGCGACAGATGCGCATAAAATAAGTGAACAACATGATACCGAAAATAGTGAGTATACATTTCTGAACCCAGTCGAAACGTTCGCAAACGAAACGCAAACAGTTTGTAGTAGCGTTACTAGGTCAATGGACACTAACGGCCATCAGAAACAGATATCGCTGAAAAGTGAACCTGATGTTTCCAGTTATCAGAACAAAGATTTCCTTACAACATCCAAAAAGAGTGAATCAGGCACTGAAGTTCAGAAGGGTACGAAGACGCTGACGGTTATTGAAACTGTCGTAGAAACCCAAACCTCTCTTATTACAAGCATTCAAATATCCACTGCGATTGCGACTGTCTCAACTACTGAGGTGGAAACAAAAATTGAAACCGTTTACATGACGTTCGACTTACATGGTTTTTCAATCAATGTTTCAGACTCAGTGCTTTCGAATGAATCAAAACCAAGAACCCGGGACCCCACTGTATTTGACTCCTATCGAAACTCAAATTTGAGTATTGCAATTCCCAACGGGGAACGAGGGCAGCTGTCCCCATCATCAAATATTGGTCCAAGTATTCTATCGACAGACAGTGTAAAATTCAGGAGTGCCCAAGATACACCTCAGAAAACAAAGAATACAACAGAAGGATTGTCCCAGAattcttctccatcatTCCATAAGGAATCCAATAGTAACCAGAATGGTGAACCTATAGAAGAGAAACTAGTTGCTTTCATATCCGATGAACATTGTGACGATCCACAGACGATTTTGGATAATACTGGGTTACAAACGGAACCTGTTCAGACAAATATTCAGAGCCAGAGTCCTTTTTTCAATGAAGGACAGGATTACGAAAACCGAAATATAACTCTTCCTGCCATCAATGACCATCGTCTAGGTGTGGCTCATGAGGAAAGCGTGATTGCCACACTAACCAATTCGATGAGTCCGAAAATAACTGCAGATGTGAAGCATCCTGCAAATACTGCGATTGGTAAATCCGAAGACTACCAAAGGTCTTTACAAAAGCCGGGACAACTAGAGTCACAACTTGCCACACCGACAATAATGCAGAATATTGGCGAAGAACGTCAGGTAGAATTGGAGATGTCTGAGAAACCCTATATGCTAGATTCTGTTTTACCCAAGGCcctcgaaaacgaggatTTAACGTCAAACGATTTCCAAACCTAA
- a CDS encoding Transcription initiation factor IIA small subunit yields MNAPTYYEFYRRSTIGTSLTDALDALIGEQRIQPQLAMKVLANFDRVTSDNLRDSVKSKLTFKGHLHTYRFCDDVWTFVIKDVNIKFDDNETVNVDKFKIVACNSKKAGEV; encoded by the exons ATGAACGCACCTACATATTACGAGTTCTATAGGAGGAGCAC AATTGGCACCTCACTCACAGATGCTTTGGATGCATTGATCGGAGAACAAAGAATTCAGCCTCAGTTAGCAATGAAAGTTTTAGCCAACTTCGATAGAGTTACCTCAGATAATCTACGAGACTCTGTAAAGTCAAAACTTACTTTCAAGGGCCATCTTCATACATATCGCTTTTGTGATGATGTGTGGACCTTTGTGATAAAAGATGTGAATATCAAATTCGACGATAACGAGACGGTGAACgtcgacaagttcaagataGTGGCCTGTAACAGCAAAAAGGCTGGAGAAGTCTAA
- a CDS encoding Essential conserved subunit of CPF (cleavage and polyadenylation factor), translating into MAVIYYKFRSQRDDLISTIKFDGTGLTVFELKREIIYANKLINSTDTDILLYHVEDPDKEYDDDNEVIQRASTVLVRRTSGGKKGRGNVLRYMAGKPRIAKSQVPIPASTLASAPVVPANEEDRIRQMFNQQDDQWNQQQALMATAQRVESNRQNLKLDENIPEYYICYKCGEKGKHHIRNCPKNNDPNWDGIRIKKTTGIPKSYLRTVDNPTDIVNEPNQNFMVNEEGKYVVAVADKKAWQRYQTIQQSRQVEDDIPIEDPELRDPHSGKLWKTPVRTKCCKQLYSRPYIEDILLESDFKCPNCGQVDIYLDSLEVDEALQRKVEMFLEQHKRKNDREEEPNKRQHLATMVPTMMPFMPFPAPLPLPTNNQK; encoded by the coding sequence ATGGCTGTCATATACTACAAGTTCAGATCGCAACGCGATGACTTGATTTCGACCATCAAGTTTGATGGTACTGGACTTACGGTAttcgagctcaaacgaGAAATTATTTATGCCAATAAACTGATTAATTCCACCGACACGGATATTTTATTATATCATGTTGAAGATCCAGATAAGGAGTACGACGATGATAATGAAGTCATACAACGAGCATCAACAGTGCTAGTAAGAAGAACATCAGGTGGCAAGAAAGGAAGAGGAAACGTTTTGCGATATATGGCAGGAAAACCAAGGATTGCAAAATCTCAAGTTCCCATTCCAGCCTCAACGCTAGCTTCAGCACCTGTGGTACCTGCTAATGAAGAGGACAGAATTCGTCAGATGTTCAATCAGCAGGATGACCAGTGGAATCAACAACAGGCCCTCATGGCCACTGCCCAAAGAGTGGAAAGCAATAGGCAAAATTTGAAACTTGATGAAAACATTCCTGAATATTACATTTGCTACAAATGCGGAGAGAAAGGAAAACATCATATTAGAAACTGTCCAAAGAATAATGATCCCAATTGGGATGGAATCAGGATAAAAAAAACGACTGGAATACCAAAGTCGTACTTACGGACTGTTGATAATCCGACTGACATCGTCAACGAACCTAACCAGAACTTCATGGTGAACGAAGAGGGGAAATACGTGGTCGCAGTTGCTGATAAAAAAGCGTGGCAAAGATATCAGACCATTCAGCAATCTAGGCAAGTGGAAGATGATATCCCGATTGAAGATCCTGAACTAAGGGATCCTCATTCAGGTAAGCTATGGAAAACTCCTGTGAGAACCAAATGTTGCAAACAGCTGTACTCAAGACCTTACATTGAAGATATACTTTTGGAGTCAGATTTCAAGTGTCCGAATTGTGGTCAAGTGGACATTTATCTTGACTCTCTTGAAGTCGACGAGGCATTACAGCGAAAAGTAGAAATGTTTTTGGAACAGCataaaagaaaaaatgACAGGGAAGAAGAGCCGAACAAGCGGCAACACTTAGCTACAATGGTACCTACTATGATGCCATTTATGCCGTTTCCAGCGCCATTGCCTTTACCAACTAATAACCAGAAGTAA
- a CDS encoding Acyl-CoA desaturase, with the protein MIIIHNLKVSRAIRESKLDELPNKKVVKWQADNYLLLFITVGLMIPSLICGWFWNDYIGGLIYAGFFKTALAQHSIFATNSFGHTIGTRPYNDCKSPRNNVLLNLITLGEGNLNFHYEFPMDYRNSNVWYEFDPTRWLIKLLCYLHCVKHLKKTSNSTVEMSYVQQQQKLIDNKRSQLNWGIPIEKLPVFSPDEFRRLAEKSQNRYLVVVSGIIHDVTPFAKDHPGGLPLIKAAHGKDATTAFNGAVYQHSNAARNLLATMRIGALGGSETLFWKQQRIENKSVPIDNDTDGNKIVRSGAQETVNKVYGGTADAA; encoded by the coding sequence ATGATCATAATCCATAATCTCAAGGTCTCCAGAGCCATCAGAGAGAGTAAACTTGACGAACTTCCCAACAAGAAGGTTGTTAAGTGGCAGGCAGATAATTATCTTCTACTATTTATTACTGTTGGCCTCATGATACCAAGCCTTATTTGCGGATGGTTTTGGAACGATTACATTGGTGGGTTGATATATGCCGGATTCTTTAAAACGGCTCTAGCGCAGCACTCTATCTTTGCAACTAATTCCTTTGGTCATACCATTGGTACTAGACCTTATAATGACTGCAAGTCTCCCAGAAACAACGTGCTGCTCAACTTGATAACATTGGGTGAGGGAAATTTGAATTTTCATTATGAGTTTCCTATGGATTACCGCAATAGCAACGTTTGGTATGAATTCGATCCTACTAGATGGCTAATTAAATTACTTTGTTATCTGCATTGTGTCAAACATTTGAAAAAGACTTCCAACTCGACAGTTGAAATGTCTTATGTTCAACAACAGCAGAAGTTAATTGACAACAAACGTTCGCAATTGAATTGGGGGATTCCGATTGAAAAATTACCAGTATTCTCTCCTGATGAATTTCGAAGACTGGCCGAGAAATCCCAGAACAGATATCTAGTGGTAGTTTCAGGGATAATTCATGATGTCACTCCTTTTGCAAAAGACCATCCAGGAGGATTGCCTTTAATCAAAGCTGCACATGGCAAAGATGCCACCACTGCCTTTAATGGTGCAGTTTATCAACACTCCAACGCAGCAAGAAATTTACTAGCTACAATGCGCATAGGGGCTTTGGGAGGCTCGGAGACCCTTTTCTGGAAACAACAGCGAATAGAGAACAAGTCTGTTCCAATAGATAATGACACCGACGGTAACAAGATTGTGCGAAGTGGAGCTCAGGAAACCGTGAACAAAGTTTATGGAGGCACTGCCGATGCGGCCTGA
- a CDS encoding FKBP-type peptidyl-prolyl cis-trans isomerase, with protein MQGGVTIEDRTVGTGPVCKKGQKVGVRYIGKLKNGKVFDKNTSGKPFVFALGKGEVIKGWDLGVAGMAVGGERRIVIPPAMAYGSKKLPGIPANSELTFDVKLLSIK; from the coding sequence CTGCAGGGTGGTGTGACTATTGAGGATAGAACTGTTGGCACTGGGCCAGTGTGCAAGAAGGGACAAAAGGTTGGTGTCAGATACATCGGAAAATTGAAGAACGGAAAAGTTTTCGACAAAAACACCTCTGGCAAACCATTTGTTTTTGCTCTGGGCAAAGGTGAAGTTATCAAAGGTTGGGACCTCGGTGTTGCTGGTATGGCAGTTGGCGGTGAAAGAAGAATTGTGATTCCTCCAGCCATGGCTTATGGGTCTAAAAAGCTTCCTGGTATTCCAGCAAATTCCGAGCTGACCTTTGACGTCAAGCTCCTGAGCATCAAATAG
- a CDS encoding 60S ribosomal protein L6-A — MVANQKWYPAEQVSVAKKSRKTAKAQKLRSTLKPGAVLILLAGRFRGKRVIFLKSLDDNTLLVSGPFKVNGVPLRRVNARYVIATSTIVDIAGLDLSKYDVAYFDKDKPEKGYKSEKEFFGESAKKEIKSDRVADQKSIDKALITEIKKTPFLKQYLASSFSLKSGDKPHAMTF, encoded by the exons ATGGTTGCT AACCAGAAGTGGTACCCAGCAGAGCAAGTTTCTGTTGCtaaaaaatcaaggaagACTGCTAAAGCACAAAAGTTGAGATCCACTTTGAAACCAGGTGCTGTTCTCATCTTGCTGGCTGGCAGATTTAGAGGGAAAAGagttatttttttgaaaagccTCGACGACAATACCTTGCTCGTGTCCGGACCATTCAAAGTCAACGGCGTTCCATTGAGAAGAGTTAATGCTAGATATGTCATTGCAACCTCTACTATTGTGGACATTGCAGGCCTCGATCTCTCCAAGTATGATGTCGCATATTTCGATAAAGACAAACCAGAAAAAGGTTACAAATCCGAAAAAGAATTCTTTGGTGAAAGTGCGAAGAAAGAGATCAAAAGTGACAGAGTAGCCGATCAAAAATCCATTGATAAGGCTTTGATCACTGAAATTAAGAAAACGCCATTTCTCAAACAATACTTGGCatcctctttttctttgaaaagtgGTGACAAGCCACATGCAATGACCTTCTGA
- a CDS encoding putative epsin: MDSLGKTLNNLSLYEVKAYVRKAQNAVLNLSEMEAKVREATNNEPWGTPTSVMSEIARGTFSYPEREEICAMIFRRFTEKSAHEWRQIYKALQLMEYLVKHGSERFVDDARANVNLVSMLKSFHYIDSKGVDQGINVRNRARELSALLNDESKIRQERRKAKENAKKFGAVSSNSAYMGSSSLRRANVVSSNYDYDEEDAGYAGRVFGDGGVFGQRFEEQAPTNASKKFEEYDVEDHGKPKRTSKPSVQASSVTASAQPKVDLFSFDDKPAATSTAGPVYDEEEEFDEFQSASTPAQVVQPHNNLTDLLNASYGQHASTPAASFLQSPVANPFSPPPSNQVEPAISHPKKKEDIFGSLLTSAKTKTHSQPSTSTTAKTSPTPATPAKPSIGNEPGPVSSTSKEEVTSQIPSSGQGNGVVDLLSF; the protein is encoded by the coding sequence ATGGACTCTTTGGGAAAAACATTGAATAATCTCTCTCTCTACGAGGTCAAAGCCTACGTTagaaaagctcaaaatgCGGTTCTCAACTTGAGTGAGATGGAGGCCAAGGTTAGGGAAGCCACGAATAATGAACCTTGGGGTACACCAACAAGTGTCATGTCCGAGATTGCGAGAGGAACTTTCAGTTATCctgaaagagaagagaTTTGTGCAATGATATTTAGACGGTTTACTGAAAAGTCAGCTCATGAATGGAGACAAATATACAAGGCATTACAGCTCATGGAGTACCTGGTGAAACACGGCTCTGAACgctttgttgatgatgcCAGAGCCAATGTGAACTTAGTAAGCATGCTCAAGTCATTCCATTATATAGATTCGAAGGGAGTTGACCAAGGTATTAACGTTCGCAACAGAGCCAGGGAACTTTCAGCTTTGCTGAACGACGAATCCAAAATTCGTCAGGAAAGAAGAAAGGCCAAAGAGAATGCAAAGAAATTTGGAGCTGTTTCCTCCAACTCGGCCTACATGGGATCCTCATCGTTGAGAAGGGCAAATGTTGTTTCATCGAACTACGACtatgacgaggaggatgcCGGGTACGCTGGAAGAGTTTTCGGCGATGGCGGAGTTTTTGGGCAAAGATTTGAAGAGCAAGCTCCCACTAACGCGTCCAAAAAATTTGAGGAGTATGATGTTGAGGACCACGGCAAACCCAAGAGAACCAGCAAACCGTCCGTACAAGCCTCAAGTGTTACAGCGAGCGCCCAACCCAAAGTCGATTTGTTCTCTTTTGACGATAAACCGGCTGCCACCTCAACTGCTGGGCCCGTTTacgatgaagaagaagaatttgaTGAATTCCAAAGTGCGTCTACTCCTGCGCAGGTTGTGCAGCCTCACAACAATCTCACTGACCTTTTGAACGCATCATATGGCCAACATGCTAGcactccagcagcttcctTCCTTCAATCGCCTGTCGCAAACCCTTTCTCCCCGCCACCGTCTAACCAAGTTGAACCAGCTATTTCCCAtccaaagaaaaaggaAGATATATTTGGGAGTCTGTTAACGTCTGCCAAAACGAAGACTCATTCTCAGCCATCGACCTCTACAACTGCTAAGACATCTCCTACTCCTGCAACTCCTGCAAAGCCTTCTATCGGGAATGAACCTGGACCTGTGTCGTCCACATCTAAAGAAGAAGTCACTAGTCAAATTCCATCCAGCGGTCAAGGGAATGGGGTTGTTGACTTGTTGTCCTTTTAA
- a CDS encoding F-box/LRR-repeat protein 13 encodes MKPTTSYRSSGLLDFRPCRRSPLSDDEGDRYLAGERRRKRSREHSSVSLDAEFDSSTDENSIKRQQRRRKCVDPDSSEDEDYAEITSIPPELLNRLKSFALFENAPKSFLTALGRSLKPVQYFPQEYIVKAGEQAKAMYWILRGTVGVTSTDGEALYAELAAGSFFGEIGILFNRPRTATVVARTKVLLGVLTKGALGVVLSDYPKIERLIRDEGQERLAMQEKRKQKTKSSANLLFQRRENLLVPSKYSNDSITAFENEPLPGPVLPPTSDAATPVLKTINPFDPSQIYIQQPSPIPTGSIDNSISVREFLSGLPIFKSLPSDVFHELALKVEIKDFKPMEYIFKKGDAGRDIYFVVFGEVEVLDAEKASHIVARLGSGKYFGEMSFLSSLRDDHDSSKTETRSADVRAVSESEVLVVKGNILEDLCKRYPVVAEDMKFTACERLKKNDSVVEMVHSADISAHDRNIVSSLTEDSGGKPIFQSISWYNEAYGSAPPSPHDTVMTPYYRDSVSTTGTQDLTKSNDLSAPSLLSDKYSKPEKPTIQLYVPSPNPVSGSLYKFGNSLRPPFHYTPHDHRLRLLNINNGRRRSSVLSSGPFPDSIFMKIFKYLDLPNLMRFATVCKKWKQLLYLGPDLIKTLDLTPWKRDLTDNALIQITNFVGPRPEVINISSCFHITDAGFCYMINEIGIRGRIKKLYMSNNWNISAMSIMDLSIVARELDLIDFSNCPKVRDDVIERLITPQGSKYGCPNLRTLNLSYCKYLTDRAMCQIANNASQQLTSLNLTRCTTITDGGFMFWSQTQFPNLRKLVLRDCTFLSDAAISHLSVACPNLEDLDLTFCCVLTDNSLAMLYLYCKYLRSLNLSFCGSAVSDNSLASISRLPCLENLSLRGCIRVTRQGVDKILSNLQNLKFLDLSQCPRVDTYQGKAVEPFEKQPGSRNAYLKISPYRRIIQVTL; translated from the coding sequence ATGAAGCCCACAACATCTTACAGATCGAGTGGGTTACTTGACTTCAGGCCTTGCAGACGCTCTCCCTTGTCAGATGATGAAGGGGATCGATATCTTGCTGGCGAGCGGAGACGCAAACGCAGTAGAGAACATTCATCGGTAAGCTTAGATGCAGAATTTGATTCATCTACAGATGAGAACTCAATCAAACGACAACAAAGGCGGAGAAAGTGCGTGGATCCTGATAGCAGTGAAGATGAAGACTACGCTGAGATCACTAGTATTCCCCCTGAATTGCTCAATAGACTCAAGTCATTTGCGTTATTCGAAAACGCCCCGAAATCTTTTTTGACTGCCCTGGGGCGTTCACTGAAACCAGTGCAGTACTTTCCACAAGAATACATCGTGAAGGCTGGCGAACAGGCCAAGGCGATGTATTGGATTTTAAGAGGTACAGTGGGTGTTACATCCACTGACGGTGAAGCATTGTATGCAGAACTAGCGGCTGGGTCATTTTTTGGTGAGATTGGTATTCTTTTCAACAGACCGAGAACCGCAACGGTGGTGGCCAGAACAAAGGTGCTCTTGGGCGTCCTCACCAAGGGTGCATTAGGGGTTGTTTTGTCAGATTATCCCAAGATTGAACGTTTGATTAGAGATGAAGGTCAGGAACGTCTTGCAATGCAGGAGAagcgaaaacaaaaaacGAAATCATCCGCAaatcttcttttccagaGACGTGAAAACTTATTAGTACCTTCGAAGTATAGCAACGACTCGATTACTGCCTTTGAGAATGAACCATTACCTGGTCCTGTTCTTCCTCCGACATCAGATGCTGCCACACCAGTTCTAAAAACTATAAACCCATTCGATCCCTCGCAAATATACATCCAACAGCCTTCACCGATACCTACGGGTAGTATCGATAATTCTATCTCTGTAAGAGAATTTTTGAGCGGCCTACCTATTTTCAAATCTCTACCATCGGACGTGTTCCATGAACTTGCCCTCAAGGTAGAGATTAAAGATTTTAAACCAATGGAATATATATTCAAAAAGGGAGATGCTGGAAGAGACATTTATTTTGTTGTGTTTGGGGAAGTTGAAGTACTAGATGCTGAAAAGGCTAGCCATATCGTTGCAAGACTAGGAAGCGGCAAATATTTTGGTGAGATGTCTTTTTTGTCTTCTCTACGCGATGATCATGATTCCTCTAAGACTGAGACAAGATCGGCAGATGTTCGTGCAGTTTCTGAATCTGAAGTGCTTGTGGTGAAAGGCAACATACTAGAGGATCTATGTAAACGTTATCCGGTTGTTGCAGAAGACATGAAGTTCACTGCGTGCGAGAGGTTAAAGAAAAACGATTCCGTTGTGGAAATGGTTCATTCTGCCGACATATCAGCTCATGATCGAAATATTGTATCTTCCTTGACTGAGGACAGCGGAGGAAAACCAATATTTCAGAGCATCTCATGGTATAATGAGGCATATGGATCAGCACCTCCTAGCCCTCATGATACTGTCATGACGCCATACTACAGAGATTCGGTGAGCACAACGGGAACACAAGATCTCACGAAATCAAACGATTTATCAGCTCCATCTTTGCTATCTGATAAATATTCGAAGCCTGAGAAGCCAACTATTCAATTGTACGTGCCATCACCTAATCCAGTCTCAGGATCGCTTTACAAGTTTGGAAACTCGCTCAGACCTCCTTTTCATTATACGCCTCATGATCACCGTTTACGTTTGTTAAACATCAACAATGGCCGCCGCCGATCTTCTGTTTTATCTTCAGGTCCCTTTCCGGACTCTATCTTTATGAAAATCTTCAAGTATCTCGATTTACCCAATTTGATGAGATTTGCCACAGTTTGCAAGAAATGGAAACAGCTTTTATACCTGGGACCAGATTTGATAAAGACTCTTGATCTAACGCCGTGGAAACGAGATCTTACAGACAATGCTCTTATCCAGATCACAAATTTTGTTGGGCCACGCCCTGAAGTGATAAACATTTCCAGTTGTTTCCACATCACGGATGCCGGTTTTTGTTATATGATCAATGAAATTGGAATACGGGGCCGCATAAAGAAGCTCTATATGAGCAACAACTGGAATATTTCCGCTATGTCTATTATGGATCTGAGCATTGTTGCTAGAGAGTTAGATTTGATCGACTTTTCAAACTGCCCAAAAGTTCGCGATGATGTCATTGAGAGGTTGATTACACCACAAGGATCCAAATATGGTTGCCCGAATTTGCGGACCTTGAATTTATCTTACTGTAAGTACCTGACAGACAGGGCAATGTGCCAGATCGCCAATAATGCCTCGCAACAATTAACGTCGCTCAATCTTACCAGATGTACTACAATCACAGACGGTGGATTCATGTTTTGGTCACAAACACAGTTTCCTAATTTGAGGAAGCTTGTATTACGAGATTGTACCTTTCTCTCAGATGCTGCTATATCCCATTTATCAGTTGCGTGTCCCAATCTAGAAGACTTAGATCTCACCTTTTGTTGCGTTTTGACAGATAATTCGCTTGCAATGTTATATCTTTATTGCAAGTATTTGAGATCTTTGAACCTTTCATTCTGTGGGTCAGCAGTCAGTGACAACTCGCTAGCTTCTATATCTCGCTTGCCTTGTTTAGAAAATCTCTCTTTGAGAGGATGTATCAGGGTCACTCGCCAAGGAGTCGATAAGATCTTATCAAATCTTCAAAATCTGAAGTTCTTAGATTTGAGTCAATGTCCGAGGGTGGATACGTACCAAGGCAAGGCCGTAGAGCCATTTGAAAAGCAACCAGGGTCCAGGAACGCTTACCTTAAAATTTCGCCATATCGACGAATTATTCAAGTAACTTTATAA